From Chloracidobacterium thermophilum B:
GGCGGACAAACGGGCTTCGGCAGACGCTACCTGCTTCAGGGCTGCGGCAACGGCCGCTTCCGCTGCCACTTCCTGGCTCAGGCACGCGGCAAGCTGCTGCTGACAGTCACTGCGGCGCGTCTGAAGTGTGGCGCGCTCAACAGCCAGGTGCGCCAGGCGTTGTTCCAGTTCGCGCCATTCCCGTTCGAGCCGCCGCAGTTCCCCTTCGGCGGCGCGGTGACGTTCCAGCCGGCCGGCCGCCTGGGTACGCAACTCGGCCAACGCCTGCGCGGCCGTCTCAACCGCCGGACGAAGCTGCGCCAGGCGTTGCTGCCCGGCCAGCACAGCCTGTTCGGCGGTTTCCCGCTGGGCAATGGCTGCGGCAAGTTCGGTTTCCAGGGCGGTGCGCCGGGGCGCAAGCTGTCCGGCTTCAGCGTCGAGCTGGCGCTGCTCGGCGGCCACGACAGCGACGTGCTGGTTGGCCCGCTCCACGTCCCGGCGGCGCTGGGCAACCTCCACGGCCTGGGCGGCCCGGTGGGCTTCAAGCTGGCGCAGTTCGGCATCCAGGGCGTCGCACTGCTGCCGCGCCGCCGCCTGCCGGGTCGCCAGTTGCGCCTGTTCCTGCTCCAGTGTTGCCAGGGTTTCGGCGGCGGCCCGTGCCTCGGCATGCAGGGCGCGCAGTTCACGTTTGACACGCAGAATGCTCTTGGCCGTTCCCCGTCCGGCCGTCAGCCGCAGCGCACCCAAAACCTGCTCGCCGGCCGGAGTGATGAACAGCCGCGCCGGGTCATCGGCGGATGCTTCCAGAGCCGCCTCCAGCGACGGTACCAGCCGGGCTTCGGCCAGATGTGGGAAAGACTGCCGTACGGCGGCCGCAAGGTGCTCCGGTACACCCAGCACATCCCAGAAATGCGTCGGCGGCGATTCCGGTCTGGTGGCGGCCGCGCCGGCCCCATCGGCGCCGCCATGAATGCCCGTCACGAGCAGGGTGGCGCGTCCGGCCTGGGCAGCGGTCAACCAGTCGGCGGCCGCCCGCGCTGCGGCTACCGTTGGCACGATGACTGCCTGCAAAACTTCGCCCAGCACATCTTCCACGAGGCTTTCGTAGCCATCCCGCACCACGAGAACGTCAGCCAGCGTGCCAAGCGGCTGGAAACCGGGAATCTCCGCGGCCCGCTCAAAGAGCAGCCGCACCGTGGATGTGTAGTGGGCATGCTGCCGGTCGAGTTCCTCCAGTGCCTGCCGGCGGTCTTCGGCGCGCTGGTGCGCCCGCCGGACTTCAGCCAGCCGGTCGGTCAGTGCCCGGTGGGCGGTCTGCACTTCAGCAAGTGTTGTCTGCGCCGCCGTCAGTTCCGCCTGAACGGCGGCCAGCCGTTGCTCGTGATCGTGCAAAGCGGCCTCCGCCGCGGCGCATTCGGCCAGTGCCTGGGACTGCCGTTCGGCCGCGCGGCGCTGTTCCTGTTCCAGCGATTGCCGCTGCCGCGCCAGCCGGGTGGCTGCCTCGGTAAGCTGTTCAACCTGGTGCCGGAGTCGTTCGGCGCGGGTCAGGGCCGTCAAATGCTGCTGGCGGGCTTGTTCATAGTCCGTTTCGGCAGTGTGTACCTCGGCGACGGCCGCCTGATGCTTCCGGTTGGCCTGGGACAGTTCGGCCTCGATGGCCGCCAGTTCCGCGGCCAGTTGCGCCGTCTGTGTCTGCGCCTGTGCCAGAGCGTCCTGCAACCAGCGTTGACGTTCGGCCGTCTGCTCGCTGGCGGTGGCCAACTCGGCCGCCCGCTCATCGAGACGCAGCACCTCGGCTTCCAGACTGGCCTTGGCGTGTCGCAGCCGTTCGCGTTCGCGTTCGGCGGCCGACGCTGCCGAACGCGCGGCGGCAAGGTCATCTTCGGCCTGCCGGGTCGCTTCACGTGCGGCGGTCAGGGCCACGGTCAGGCGGGACAGTTCAGACCGGCACTGCGCATGCTCAGCCGCCAGCGCGGCCTGGGTTCCCGTCAGAGACACCCGGCTGGACTGCAAACGCGCGTAAGCCAGCGCCAGATATTGCCGCTGGGCCGCCCGGAGTTCTTCCCGCAGGGCGACGAACCGGCGTGATTTCTGCGCCTGACGCTTGAGATTGGCGATGGAGCGCTCAATTTCGCCGATGAGATCGGTGAGCCGGGCCAGGTTCTGGCGGGTGGCTTCGAGCTTGAGTTCGGTCTGGTGGCGTTTGGCTTTGAAACGTCCGATGCCGGCGGCTTCTTCGATGAGCGCCCGGCGTTCCTGGGGCTTTGCGGAAAGCACCTGTCCGATGCGTCCCTGCTCGATGATGGCATAGTGCGCCCGGCTCAGGCCCGTGCCGCTGAAAAAATCCTGGATGTCACGCAGCCGGCAGAGGCGGCCGTTCATCAGGTAGTCGCTGTCCCCGCTTCGGTACAGCCGGCGTCCGATGGTGATTTTCTCCCCGGCGAGCAGGCGTGGCAGCCGGGGACGCCGCCGGGCCGCAGCCGCCGGGGGATCGGTTGCCGTGGCGTCTTCCTGCACTGACTCGTTGGCGGCCAGCAGGGCGACGGTTGGCTCGTCAGCTTCCGCCAGCGGACGCCCCTCGGCAAGGTCCTCCACGGCGGTGAAGGTCAGCGTGACTTCCGCCAGGCCCAGCGGCTTCCGCTGCCGGGTTCCGTTGAAGATGACATCCTCCATTTTGCCGCCGCGCAGATTTTTGGCCGACTGTTCCCCCAGCACCCAGGTGATGGCATCCACGATGTTGCTTTTGCCGCAGCCGTTCGGACCCACAATGGCCGTGACGCCAGGATGGAACAGGACTTCGGTGGCGTCGCAAAAGCTTTTGAAACCACGGAGTTCGAGTTTATCGAGACGAAGCATGGCGGGTTCAGACCGGGCGCCGGTGGAGGCCGTTCGCGCCGCAAAGCGCAAGATGTGCGCTTTCAAGCGATGCCAGACACTAAAGGTTGCGGCCACGGGCTGTCAATTGTTGACCTGCCGGGCGTTTCCGCCAGCGCGGACGACACCCGTGAACCGGCTTGGCGTAAGGCACACCTTGGGTTACAATCGCCGGTTACGGGCCGCTATGGTGTAACCGGTTAACACGCCGCCCTCTCACGGCGGAGAGTACGGGTTCGAGCCCCGTTAGCGGTACCACCCCGACCGCCTTCTCATCCCATCCTGTCAGGTTGGCTTTCCCGCACATGGCCTTGCTCGTCGTCGAAGGGCTGCGGACGCACTTCCCTACCCGCGCGGGTGTCGTCCCGGCCGTGGATGACGTGTCGTTGACCATTGAACGGGGCGAAACGCTGGCGCTGGTCGGCGAGTCGGGTTCGGGAAAGTCCGTGACGGCACTTTCGATCATGGGTCTGGTGTCGCCGCCCGGACGCATCGTTGCCGGCCGTATCAGCTTTGCCGGACGTGAGTTGCGTACGCCGGCCGAAGCTGCCGCGCTGCGCGGTTCGCACATGGCGATGATTTTTCAGGACCCGATGACCTCGCTCAACCCGGTCTTTACCGTCGGGGAACAGATCGCGGAAGCTCTCCGCCGCCACAAGGGGCTTTCGTCCCGTCAGGCCTGGCAGCAGGCGGTGGAGGCGCTGGCGTCAGTGGCCATTCCCGATCCGGCACGGCGCGCCCGCCAGTATCCCCACGAAATGTCCGGCGGCATGCGCCAGCGCGTCATGATTGCCATGGCGCTCAGTTGCAACCCGCAGCTGCTTATTGCCGATGAACCAACCACGGCGCTCGATGTGACGATTCAGGCGCAGATTCTGGAACTCATCGCCGTCCAGCAGCGGGAGCGCAACCTGGGCGTGCTGCTCATCACGCACGACCTGGGCGTGGTGGCGCAGGTGGCCCACCGGGCCGCCGTGATGTACGCCGGGCGCATTGTCGAGACCGCACCGGTCGAAATCCTGTTTTCACGTCCGCAACACCCGTACACGCAGGGACTTCTGGCAAGTGTGCCGCGTCTGGGGCGGCAGGAAGCGCGCCTGCCGACCATTGAAGGCGTCGTGCCCAAACTGACGGCCCTGCCGCCCGGCTGCGCCTTTGCCCCGCGCTGCCCGGAAGCCCGGCCGGAGTGTCGGCAGGGCGAGCTGGCCCTGAAAGTCCTCGACGCGCAACAGGGCCACGCCGTCCGCTGCGTCCGACGCTAAAGCCTTTGCCATCAGGTGGCCGCCAGCAGCCGGAGTTGCTTTGGCGTGAGAAACCACCGCAGCGTCGC
This genomic window contains:
- the smc gene encoding chromosome segregation protein SMC gives rise to the protein MLRLDKLELRGFKSFCDATEVLFHPGVTAIVGPNGCGKSNIVDAITWVLGEQSAKNLRGGKMEDVIFNGTRQRKPLGLAEVTLTFTAVEDLAEGRPLAEADEPTVALLAANESVQEDATATDPPAAAARRRPRLPRLLAGEKITIGRRLYRSGDSDYLMNGRLCRLRDIQDFFSGTGLSRAHYAIIEQGRIGQVLSAKPQERRALIEEAAGIGRFKAKRHQTELKLEATRQNLARLTDLIGEIERSIANLKRQAQKSRRFVALREELRAAQRQYLALAYARLQSSRVSLTGTQAALAAEHAQCRSELSRLTVALTAAREATRQAEDDLAAARSAASAAERERERLRHAKASLEAEVLRLDERAAELATASEQTAERQRWLQDALAQAQTQTAQLAAELAAIEAELSQANRKHQAAVAEVHTAETDYEQARQQHLTALTRAERLRHQVEQLTEAATRLARQRQSLEQEQRRAAERQSQALAECAAAEAALHDHEQRLAAVQAELTAAQTTLAEVQTAHRALTDRLAEVRRAHQRAEDRRQALEELDRQHAHYTSTVRLLFERAAEIPGFQPLGTLADVLVVRDGYESLVEDVLGEVLQAVIVPTVAAARAAADWLTAAQAGRATLLVTGIHGGADGAGAAATRPESPPTHFWDVLGVPEHLAAAVRQSFPHLAEARLVPSLEAALEASADDPARLFITPAGEQVLGALRLTAGRGTAKSILRVKRELRALHAEARAAAETLATLEQEQAQLATRQAAARQQCDALDAELRQLEAHRAAQAVEVAQRRRDVERANQHVAVVAAEQRQLDAEAGQLAPRRTALETELAAAIAQRETAEQAVLAGQQRLAQLRPAVETAAQALAELRTQAAGRLERHRAAEGELRRLEREWRELEQRLAHLAVERATLQTRRSDCQQQLAACLSQEVAAEAAVAAALKQVASAEARLSASRRELERLDGEQQAAQAVERDLRERLATVEVSAAKIAAELEYLDRHCQTELGCTLDALPPAEVPTSDPEPLERELSERIATLKESIAALGSINMLALEELAEAESRHEFLTAQRADVLDSIAATEETLREIRQRTKHRFREAFDRINAYFGEIFQELFGGGRGEMLLIEPDDPLESGIEIVAQPPGKRLQSVLLLSGGEKAMAAMALILAIFRYRPSPFCVLDEVDAPLDEANIDRFTEKVRAMSRHTQFLVVTHNKRTMEAADSIYGVTMPEPGVSKLLSVRFDDKPSVTPTASASEVASSDADVVSSTLGVIG
- a CDS encoding ABC transporter ATP-binding protein, which produces MALLVVEGLRTHFPTRAGVVPAVDDVSLTIERGETLALVGESGSGKSVTALSIMGLVSPPGRIVAGRISFAGRELRTPAEAAALRGSHMAMIFQDPMTSLNPVFTVGEQIAEALRRHKGLSSRQAWQQAVEALASVAIPDPARRARQYPHEMSGGMRQRVMIAMALSCNPQLLIADEPTTALDVTIQAQILELIAVQQRERNLGVLLITHDLGVVAQVAHRAAVMYAGRIVETAPVEILFSRPQHPYTQGLLASVPRLGRQEARLPTIEGVVPKLTALPPGCAFAPRCPEARPECRQGELALKVLDAQQGHAVRCVRR